The following proteins are encoded in a genomic region of Anomaloglossus baeobatrachus isolate aAnoBae1 chromosome 6, aAnoBae1.hap1, whole genome shotgun sequence:
- the SHH gene encoding sonic hedgehog protein encodes MLLRALLLGGFISALLLPPTSACGPGRGIGKRRHPKKLTPLAYKQFIPNVAEKTLGASGRYEGKITRNSERFKELTPNYNSDIIFKDEENTAADRLMTQRCKDKLNALAISVMNQWPGVKLRVTEGWDEDGHHSEESLHYEGRAVDITTSDRERSKYGMLARLAVEAGFDWVYYESKAHIHCSVKAENSVAAKSGGCFPGNSTVWTEGGGTKAVRELVPGDRVLAADEDGNLVYSDFLLFIDREQHVRRLYYVIETSQPRETLRLTAAHLMFVSQGQDNGTRSFKSVFASDINPGDRVYIANQTSMSLREVTVERVHLEEDIGAFAPVTSHGTVVINGLLASCYAVIEDHSWAHMAFAPLRIAFKLFSFLYPQDYKPSLSHLHVEGVHWYSQLLYQIGTWLLDNDSLHPLGMSARSS; translated from the exons ATGCTGCTCAGAGCTCTGCTGCTGGGGGGCTTCATTAGCGCCCTGCTGCTGCCTCCCACCTCAGCCTGTGGACCAGGCAGGGGGATTGGCAAGAGAAGACACCCCAAAAAGCTGACCCCATTAGCTTATAAGCAGTTTATCCCCAATGTGGCAGAGAAGACTCTGGGGGCCAGTGGAAGATATGAAGGAAAGATTACTAGGAACTCGGAAAGGTTTAAAGAGCTCACCCCAAATTATAATTCTGACATCATTTTTAAGGACGAGGAGAACACGGCAGCAGACAGGCTCATGACCCAG AGATGTAAAGACAAACTCAATGCCTTGGCCATCTCAGTGATGAACCAGTGGCCAGGGGTGAAGCTGCGGGTCACAGAGGGCTGGGATGAAGATGGACACCACTCAGAAGAGTCCTTGCACTATGAGGGTCGGGCAGTGGACATCACCACCTCGGACAGGGAGCGCAGTAAATATGGGATGTTGGCCAGGCTGGCAGTAGAGGCTGGATTCGACTGGGTCTACTATGAATCCAAAGCCCACATTCACTGCTCTGTGAAAGCAG AGAATTCAGTGGCTGCCAAATCCGGCGGCTGCTTCCCGGGCAATTCCACGGTGTGGACGGAAGGTGGCGGCACGAAAGCGGTGAGGGAGCTGGTGCCCGGAGACCGGGTGCTGGCGGCAGATGAGGACGGGAACCTGGTGTACAGCGACTTCCTCCTGTTCATAGACCGGGAGCAGCACGTCAGACGGCTGTACTATGTGATAGAGACCTCCCAGCCCCGGGAGACCCTCCGCCTGACCGCTGCCCATCTCATGTTCGTGTCCCAGGGACAAGACAATGGCACAAGATCGTTCAAGTCTGTTTTTGCCAGCGATATAAACCCTGGAGATCGGGTGTACATCGCTAACCAAACCTCCATGAGTCTGAGGGAGGTGACAGTGGAGAGAGTCCACCTTGAAGAAGACATTGGAGCCTTTGCCCCGGTGACCTCTCATGGCACAGTGGTCATTAATGGGCTATTGGCATCTTGTTATGCTGTCATTGAAGACCACAGCTGGGCACACATGGCATTTGCCCCTCTAAGAATTGCCTTCAAACTTTTCTCCTTCCTTTACCCCCAAGACTATAAACCATCCCTCAGCCACCTTCATGTTGAAGGTGTCCACTGGTACTCCCAGCTCCTGTACCAGATAGGAACTTGGCTCTTGGATAATGACTCTCTTCACCCTCTGGGAATGTCAGCCAGGTCCAGCTGA